The Antarcticibacterium flavum genome contains the following window.
CCAGTAAGGTGATATCTACCAAGTCCATGGCTATGAGTTTTGCCGCTGCTGTAAGTATTCTTTCATCTGTCCCCTCGGGCAGGACAATATGTTTCCTTGCTTGTTGGGCCCGCTTCACCAGGCTGTACTGGAACATTCGGGGAGTGATACCTTTTGGTTTGAAATTTATGAGCTGCTCGGCCAGCTTATCAAGGGAAACATATTTTTCAAAGGTGCTTATGGAAGTTTCTATTTTTTGAACACTATCTGCATAAATATTGGATTTAATTGCTCCAACTTTATTTGCTACATTGAAAGTACCATCCTCAACAGATATAATTGGAACAACCTGCGAGAGTCCCTCGATAAGTTTGATTATGGAATCTTCGGGAGTGATGCCCCCGGTAAGGATGATCCCCGAGATCCTTGGATAATTGGTAGAAATATTTGCCTGCAGGGCTCCAAGGATTATATCTGCACGATCTCCCGGGGTAATGACCAGGCTTTCATTCTTTAAATGGTGAAGGTAATTGCGCAATTGCATTGCACCCACATTAAAATTACCTGTTTGATTATCAAGAAAATCGTGTCCAAATAGAACCTTACCGTTAAGTGCCGTGATAATTTCCTTTAAAGTTGGATTGGAGAGAGTGTCTATTAATGGAATGGCAAATACGGCCACCTCATCTGGCAGGAATTCCCTCATCCCGTTTAGGGCGATTTCAAGATTTTCTGGCTGTATGCGGTTGCTTACCATGGCCAGCACTTTTACATCTTTGTTAATGAATGCATTAAAGGCCATTTGCAGGCTGCCCATCAAGGTCTCCTTGGTTTTATGCTGCCCGCTTGCAACAATGATCACAGGGAGCCCAAGGTTCTTGGCAATTAAAACATTGACATCAAATTCAAAGACACTGCCTTCACCTGAGAAATCACTTCCTTCTACCAGGACAATATCAAATCTTTCTTCAAGGTTCTTGTATTTGCGAATGATAGTATCAATGATCTCACCAGACTGGCCGTCATTACGCTTTTGAATGATCTCGCTACGGGTAAAGGCATAGGCATCCTCGTAAGGCAGATCAACTTCAAAATGACTTAGCACTGTATCGATGTGATTATCCTTTTTTCCAGTTGGTACATCATTTATAATAGGCCTGAAATAACCCACTTTTGTGGTTTTTCCAAGAAGGGTGCGCATAAGCCCCAGGGAGATAATAGATTTCCCGCTGTTGGATTCCAGCGTGGCTATATAGATTCCTTTATTCATAGTAAATAATTGAGGTGCAAATTTACGGTTATAAAAAAACTTCTCCTCCCACAAGCTTATAAAATCCTGTGAAATGTGCCGAAAACTGATGAAGATCAGAATCCTGAAAAAAACCCGGTTATAATAGAAAAACGCTCCCAAACCTGAGAGCGTTTTTAATTAATACCATATTAATGATCTATTTATTATCTATAGGATCATTCGTAGTAGTGTTCCTGTTATTCACACCACGGTTGTTGGTGTTTCTGTTATTTACACCCTGGTTGTTAAGGTTCCTGTTAGGGTTGTTTCTTCTCATATCGCTTTGATTCTGGCCACGAATATTTCTTGGAGTACTTATATTGTAATCCTCTTCAAGTACACTATCTGTAGTACTGTCATACCTGTAGGTCCTGAAATTTCCCTGCTCATCAAAGCGTCCAAAGGAAACATCATTAGGGTCTGAAGTAGAAGTCATAATATAATACCCGTTTGCAGTAGTTCTGCGAAGATTTCCAATTTCGGTCTCTGTTCCGTTTTCTATCTGCGATACGGTAAGGTCACCCCTGTCATTTGGTGTAAACCTGAAGTTTTGATTATTAAAAGTATAATCTGATGGTTCCTGGATATCATAATATGTGGCCCTGTCTGTCCTCATATCCATATTATCCCTGTTTGATTGTGTGGGTTGATCTGTAACCTGTGCATAGATGGTTCCCACAAACAAAAATGTCAATAAATAAACTAACTTTTTCATAACTGTTTTATTTTTAGGTTTTTACAAATCTACAATGATAAGCTGTTAAGACTTGATAAAGCTTCGTTAGGGTTTTACTAAATCCTAATAGGTGAGGCAAAAAGTAGAAAATATGAATGTGATTCCCTCTACCTTTTTCATAATTGATGCTATCTTCTCAATTTCAACTTTAAAGCCTATCTTTGCAGCCGCAAAAACACAGGTTATAAATTCGGGTCTGTTCTCATAGCCTAAAATTTTGAGCTATTGCCCAGAGTAGAACCCGTATCCTTAAAAATATAATATGAAAGCCGGAATTGTAGGATTACCCAACGTAGGAAAATCAACTCTTTTTAATTGTTTATCCAATGCCAAGGCGCAAAGCGCCAATTTCC
Protein-coding sequences here:
- the pta gene encoding phosphate acetyltransferase; protein product: MNKGIYIATLESNSGKSIISLGLMRTLLGKTTKVGYFRPIINDVPTGKKDNHIDTVLSHFEVDLPYEDAYAFTRSEIIQKRNDGQSGEIIDTIIRKYKNLEERFDIVLVEGSDFSGEGSVFEFDVNVLIAKNLGLPVIIVASGQHKTKETLMGSLQMAFNAFINKDVKVLAMVSNRIQPENLEIALNGMREFLPDEVAVFAIPLIDTLSNPTLKEIITALNGKVLFGHDFLDNQTGNFNVGAMQLRNYLHHLKNESLVITPGDRADIILGALQANISTNYPRISGIILTGGITPEDSIIKLIEGLSQVVPIISVEDGTFNVANKVGAIKSNIYADSVQKIETSISTFEKYVSLDKLAEQLINFKPKGITPRMFQYSLVKRAQQARKHIVLPEGTDERILTAAAKLIAMDLVDITLLGDEEIIKSKIMNLGLVLDLEKIKIIDPVKSVHFEDYALTYYELRKHKNVNLDMARDRMSDVSYFGTMMIYKGHADGMVSGAAHTTQHTIIPALQFIKTKPGVSVVSSVFFMCLEDRVSVFGDCAINPNPTAEELAEITISSAESSKAFGIEPKIAMLSYSSGTSGKGEDVDRVRQATEIVKSLRPDLKVEGPIQYDAAVDLSVGQSKLPNSEVAGQASVLIFPDLNTGNNTYKAVQRETGALAIGPMLQGLNKPVNDLSRGCTVDDVFNTVILTAIQAQGI